One genomic region from Argentina anserina chromosome 2, drPotAnse1.1, whole genome shotgun sequence encodes:
- the LOC126783180 gene encoding putative disease resistance protein RGA1: MADLVLSPALQVIFDRIASPVLQKFADVWDLKDNLQSLRETLILIQPTVEDAEEQQFSNKAVKIWLSKLEKAAYDAEDGLQYLTAEGLRSHAFIQQLDDLINCSHIKQLLLALETTVNEGLVKFASKRTSMVDRGSSIWETSSFVIKSQIYGREDDKERVMKLLLSSQAYQEGYATIIPIVGIGGIGKTTLAQLAYNDERVIQNFDVRMWIFVSDDFNVKKIMRTIIESVTKEECKFSDIELLQSRLWHLLHNKRYLLVLDDVWTSHHSDWDKLKPLFRGGVDGCKVIVTTRNTKTAVMTDSLNSPFYLKALEEEDCWALFKQQAFGHLLPIGKQIVRKCGGVPLAAKSLGSVMRFKRNQQQWLFMQNTELWKLDVSESDILPALMLSYFYLPLHLRRCFAFCSIFPKGYEFNKHKLIHLWMAEGLLEDESKRPEHVGDEYFTHLLWMSFFQEVDRCDGGGVSAYKMNDVIHGLSRYVAGNTHMILENGLQPKNVEEIRHSSVVYKYRAITIPGALYKAQHLRSMLYIGESGWIKNIDKMCSSFVYLRMLDLSSCDVHELPESLGDLICLRYLDLSYTPIFRFPYSVELVSLQTLNLLGCSNLKWLPYLANMTNLRHLDITGCISLTKMPFGIGKLHQLQTLPLFIVGHSSLGLELGGLNLYGALNITNLENVTTAVQAKSAGLKMKENIESLGLYWRGEDVDESLKLKLPKAPPVADITGSQGLSQNSEEVLEALRPHDNLEMLVINGYPGTRLPDWTLPNLIAIYMKDCGNCQNLPAFGNLLLLKTLSLQGMDSIEHVGAHLYGDGTSIPFSSLEELSLCDISNLEEWLSANNRASFPRLRKLTVNRCPKLAHIPLPESLQHLELRGCKLSLMSISNLSFLSVLVLDNIPGLSSLPEGLIASAHLSSIKILSCPKLRSLPLEMGNLSALKSFIIRWCQELSFLPQSLQNLKALESLEIGDCHSIISMPDGAIGGMNSLRSLSIENCSGLTSLSSSLEQLTFLEHLTIMYCPSLGSFPEGVQHLSALRSLTILSCPWFDSLPNGLQDMRMLHCLEISSCTNLTALPEWFENLDSLRSLTISGCPNLQALPAGLKNLTKLQHLSIQECPELEERCIQGSGEDWFKIAHVPHMYIGSPQISPSSEASTSGGSSSQTSAQ; the protein is encoded by the coding sequence ATGGCAGACCTAGTCTTGTCCCCAGCTTTGCAAGTGATCTTTGACAGAATAGCATCCCCTGTCTTACAAAAGTTCGCTGACGTGTGGGATCTCAAGGACAACCTCCAGAGCCTGAGAGAGACCTTGATCCTAATTCAGCCTACGGTAGAGGACGCGGAAGAGCAACAATTCTCGAACAAAGCTGTCAAAATTTGGTTGTCGAAGCTCGAAAAGGCAGCTTATGATGCTGAGGACGGACTTCAGTACTTGACTGCTGAAGGTTTGAGGTCTCACGCTTTTATTCAACAACTTGATGATCTTATAAATTGTTCCCACATTAAACAGCTGCTTCTTGCATTAGAGACTACTGTAAATGAGGGACTAGTTAAGTTTGCTTCTAAAAGGACTAGTATGGTAGATCGTGGATCTTCCATATGGGAGACTAGCTCTTTTGTCATCAAGTCACAGATATATGGAAGAGAGGATGACAAAGAGAGGGTCATGAAACTGTTGTTGTCTTCTCAAGCTTACCAGGAAGGATATGCCACGATCATCCCAATAGTTGGTATTGGAGGAATTGGTAAGACTACTCTTGCTCAGTTAGCCTATAATGATGAGAGAGTAATCCAAAACTTTGATGTTAGGATGTGGATATTTGTGTCTGATGATTTCAATGTCAAGAAGATCATGAGGACAATTATTGAATCTGTAACTAAAGAGGAGTGCAAGTTCTCAGACATTGAACTGCTTCAGTCCCGGCTTTGGCATTTGCTGCACAATAAAAGATACCTCCTCGTGCTGGATGATGTTTGGACTTCACATCACAGTGACTGGGACAAACTAAAACCTTTGTTTAGAGGGGGTGTTGATGGATGCAAAGTCATTGTTACCACCCGCAATACGAAAACCGCAGTCATGACAGACTCACTGAATTCTCCTTTTTATTTGAAGGCCTTAGAGGAAGAGGATTGCTGGGCTTTGTTCAAGCAACAAGCTTTTGGACACCTTCTTCCCATTGGGAAGCAGATTGTCAGAAAATGTGGAGGTGTGCCATTAGCAGCAAAAAGTTTGGGAAGTGTAATGCGCTTCAAAAGAAATCAACAACAGTGGTTGTTTATGCAAAACACTGAACTTTGGAAACTAGATGTCAGTGAATCAGACATTCTTCCTGCCCTCATGTTGAGTTACTTTTATCTACCATTACATCTTAGAAGATGCTTTGCCTTCTGCTCAATATTTCCAAAAGGTTATGAATTCAACAAGCACAAGTTAATTCATTTGTGGATGGCAGAAGGGTTATTGGAAGATGAGAGCAAGCGACCTgaacatgttggtgatgaataCTTCACCCATTTGTTGTGGAtgtctttctttcaagaaGTAGATCGatgtgatggtggtggtgtaAGTGCGTACAAAATGAACGATGTCATTCATGGCCTCTCACGGTACGTTGCAGGTAACACACACATGATTTTAGAAAATGGTCTCCAACCAAAGAATGTAGAGGAAATTCGGCACTCCTCtgttgtttataaatatagaGCCATTACAATTCCAGGAGCTCTGTATAAAGCACAACACTTGCGAAGTAtgttatatataggagaatcTGGCTGGATAAAGAACATTGATAAAATGTGTTCCAGTTTTGTATACTTGCGTATGCTAGATTTGAGCAGTTGTGATGTTCATGAGTTGCCAGAATCATTGGGGGACTTGATATGTCTGAGATATCTTGACCTGTCATATACACCTATATTCAGGTTTCCTTACAGTGTTGAACTCGTGTCTCTGCAGACTTTAAACCTCCTTGGTTGCAGTAATCTCAAGTGGTTGCCTTACTTGGCAAACATGACAAACCTAAGACATCTTGATATAACTGGATGCATAAGTTTGACTAAGATGCCTTTTGGTATTGGAAAACTTCATCAACTTCAGACACTGCcattgtttattgttggacATAGCAGCTTAGGCCTTGAGCTGGGTGGTTTGAATCTTTATGGCGCGTTGAATATCACAAACCTAGAGAATGTAACAACAGCAGTCCAAGCGAAATCAGCGGGACTGAAGATGAAGGAGAATATTGAGTCACTGGGACTATATTGGAGAGGCGAAGATGTGGATGAATCATTGAAGTTAAAACTACCTAAAGCCCCACCAGTGGCAGACATAACAGGATCTCAGGGTTTGTCACAGAATTctgaagaagttcttgaagCCTTGAGACCACATGACAATTTGGAGATGCTAGTCATAAATGGCTATCCAGGAACTAGACTACCTGATTGGACTCTCCCGAATCTAATTGCAATTTACATGAAGGACTGTGGAAACTGTCAAAATCTACCAGCTTTTGGGAACCTCCTCTTACTTAAAACTCTTTCTCTACAAGGAATGGATAGCATTGAACACGTTGGTGCACATCTCTATGGTGATGGTACAAGCATACCATTCTCGTCGCTTGAAGAGTTATCTCTCTGTGACATTTCCAACTTGGAAGAATGGTTGAGTGCAAACAACAGAGCTTCATTCCCGAGACTGAGGAAGTTGACCGTTAATAGATGTCCCAAATTAGCACATATACCATTGCCTGAATCTCTTCAACATTTGGAGTTGCGTGGTTGTAAACTAAGTTTGATGTCCATatcaaatttaagttttctttCTGTGCTCGTCTTAGACAATATTCCAGGCCTATCCTCCCTCCCAGAAGGACTTATAGCTTCAGCTCATCTGTCTTCCATCAAAATCTTGTCCTGCCCCAAGCTTCGTTCCCTGCCTTTGGAGATGGGGAACCTTAGTGCTCTAAAATCATTCATCATTCGCTGGTGTCAAGAGCTCTCCTTTCTGCCACAAAGTTTGCAGAACCTCAAAGCTCTGGAGTCACTGGAAATTGGTGATTGTCACAGTATAATATCCATGCCGGATGGTGCAATTGGAGGCATGAACTCCCTTCGCTCTTTATCCATTGAGAACTGCAGTGGTCTGACTTCCTTGTCCTCGAGTTTGGAACAGCTTACATTCCTTGAGCATTTGACCATTATGTATTGTCCAAGTCTCGGTTCTTTTCCCGAAGGGGTGCAACACCTCTCTGCCCTTCGAAGTTTGACAATCCTGAGTTGTCCTTGGTTCGACTCTCTACCGAATGGCTTACAAGATATGAGGATGCTGCATTGTTTGGAGATTAGTAGCTGCACAAATCTGACAGCTTTGCCAGAATGGTTTGAGAATCTTGATTCGCTTAGATCCTTGACCATATCTGGTTGTCCTAATTTACAAGCATTGCCAGCAGGTCTAAAAAATCTCACTAAACTCCAGCATCTCTCTATCCAAGAATGTCCGGAGCTTGAAGAAAGATGCATACAAGGAAGCGGAGAGGATTGGTTCAAAATAGCTCATGTTCCACATATGTACATCGGTTCTCCTCAGATCAGTCCATCCAGTGAAGCAAGCACCTCAGGAGGATCGTCTTCCCAAACATCTGCTCAGTAA